A region from the Streptomyces tsukubensis genome encodes:
- a CDS encoding alpha,alpha-trehalose-phosphate synthase (UDP-forming) gives MVPEPPAAPADAARDRSPAPGSARVLVASNRGPVSYTLRDDGTLDAKRGGGGVVSGLSAIGARDDALWVCCALGDGDREAVRRGIGRGEDGVLMLDIDPDVHSDAYNGIANSVLWFIHHLLYQTPLEPVFDDGFRRQWRSYETYNRAFARALADRAADGAAILVQDYHLALVPGMLRELRPDLRIGHFSHTPWAPPDYFRLLPDDIAEQLLRGLLGADRTCFLTRRWADAFTACCTEVLGPDALKGTRIGVHGLGADAGFLRERAHRPDVEERMTALREQIGGPDRKTIVRVDRTELSKNIVRGLLAYRHLLATRPEWHERVVHVAFAYPSRQDLAVYRDYTAEVQRLADAVNDEYGTPGWTPVVLHVKDDFARSLAAYRLADVALVNPIRDGMNLVAKEIPVVSDAGCALVLSREAGAYEELGADALVVNPYDVIATAAALHEALTLPAQVRADRTARLAAAATALPPQRWFLDQLEALAPEA, from the coding sequence ATGGTCCCCGAGCCCCCCGCCGCCCCGGCCGACGCTGCCCGCGACCGCTCACCCGCCCCCGGTTCCGCCCGGGTGCTCGTGGCGTCCAACCGCGGACCCGTCTCCTACACCCTGCGCGACGACGGCACGCTGGACGCGAAACGCGGCGGCGGGGGCGTCGTCTCCGGACTCTCCGCCATCGGAGCCCGCGACGACGCCCTCTGGGTCTGCTGCGCCCTCGGCGACGGCGACCGCGAAGCCGTCCGGCGCGGCATCGGCCGGGGCGAGGACGGCGTCCTGATGCTCGACATCGACCCGGACGTCCACTCCGACGCGTACAACGGAATCGCCAACTCGGTGCTGTGGTTCATCCACCATCTGCTGTACCAGACCCCGCTGGAGCCCGTCTTCGACGACGGGTTCCGCCGCCAGTGGCGGTCGTACGAGACGTACAACCGCGCCTTCGCCCGAGCGCTCGCGGACCGGGCCGCCGACGGCGCGGCCATCCTCGTCCAGGACTACCACCTCGCGCTGGTCCCCGGAATGCTCCGGGAACTCCGCCCCGACCTGCGCATCGGCCACTTCTCCCACACCCCGTGGGCACCCCCGGACTACTTCCGGCTGCTCCCCGACGACATCGCGGAGCAGCTGCTGCGCGGACTCCTCGGCGCCGACCGCACCTGCTTCCTCACCCGCCGCTGGGCCGACGCCTTCACCGCCTGCTGTACGGAGGTGCTGGGCCCCGACGCGCTCAAGGGCACCCGGATCGGGGTCCACGGCCTCGGCGCCGACGCCGGTTTCCTCCGCGAGCGGGCCCACCGCCCCGACGTCGAGGAACGGATGACGGCCCTGCGCGAGCAGATCGGCGGCCCCGACCGGAAGACGATCGTCCGGGTGGATCGTACGGAGCTGTCGAAGAACATCGTCCGGGGTCTGCTGGCCTACCGGCATCTGCTGGCGACCCGCCCCGAATGGCACGAACGGGTCGTCCATGTCGCCTTCGCCTACCCGTCCCGCCAGGACCTCGCCGTCTACCGCGACTACACGGCGGAGGTGCAGCGCCTCGCCGACGCGGTCAACGACGAGTACGGGACGCCCGGCTGGACCCCGGTCGTGCTCCATGTGAAGGACGACTTCGCCCGTTCGCTGGCCGCCTACCGGCTCGCGGACGTGGCCCTGGTCAACCCGATCCGCGACGGTATGAACCTCGTCGCGAAGGAGATCCCCGTCGTCTCGGACGCGGGCTGTGCGCTGGTGCTGTCGCGGGAGGCCGGGGCGTACGAGGAACTGGGCGCGGACGCGCTGGTGGTGAACCCGTACGACGTGATCGCGACGGCGGCGGCGCTCCACGAGGCGCTGACCCTTCCCGCGCAGGTACGGGCGGACCGCACCGCCCGCCTCGCCGCCGCCGCGACGGCCCTCCCGCCGCAGCGGTGGTTCCTGGACCAGCTGGAGGCGCTGGCCCCGGAGGCATAG